TATTCCTGCGCCTTCTCGACGATGGCGTGGAACTGCTCCCGCGTCGTGTTGCTCGTCATCGCGTCCGCCGAAACCGGCGCCTCGACCGGAATCGGCGCGAACTCCACGGCGACGCCGAGACGCGCGACGGCCTCCTCGACGCGACGACAGGCGTCCGCATAGGCCTCGGCCGCGTCCGCGCCATCAAGCAGGGCATTTGCGAGCACCTTCATTCGGCGACGGCGATGATCGAAGGCGACCACCACGTCGGTGAGCATGAAAAAGAGATCCGGCACGCCGAGTTCGTCCTTCGGCGGCGGGCCGATCACCGGCTCGAACCACCGCACGGCGTCATACGCGAGATACCCGACCGCGCCTCCGCGGAAAAGCGGCACGCCGGCCTGCGGCGCGACGCGATAGGCCGCCATCAGCTTCTCCAGCTCGCGCAACGGATCGCCTTCGGCTTCGAAGGTCCGTTCGCCATCGGGGCCGGCAAAGGTCACTTGTTTGCCATGCGCGGTGAGCGTCCAGCGGGCGCCGGTGCCGAGGAACGAGAAGCGCCCGACGTGGTCGCTGTGCTCGGCAGACTCGAGCAGGAAACTCGGCGCGTCGCCGCCGAGCTTGCGATAGGCGGCGATCGGCGTCTCGACATCAGCCACCAGCTCGCACCACACCGAAACGACATTGTAGTCGGTGGCGAGGCGGGTGAATTCTTCGAGCGAGGGTGAGAGCGGAGGCCGCATAGGAACCGCCTAGAAAATCAAAGCGACCCCGCCCGGTGCAAGCTGCCTCTCAACGATCGTTCGCCGGCTAGAAACTCACCTTCGGCGCTTCGCGCTGGGCGGCGTCGTCGATCGCGAAGAGCTCGGCCGGCGCAAAGTTGAACATCCCGGCGATGATGCTCGTCGGGAAAACCTCCCGCTTCGTGTTGTAGGCCATCACCGCGTCGTTGTAGGCCTGCCGCGAAAAGGCGACCTTGTTTTCCGTCGAGGTGAGTTCCTCCTGCAGCGCCATCATGTTCTGGTTGGCCTTGAGATCGGGATAGGCCTCGGCCACGACCATCAGGCGCCCGAGCGCGCCGGTGAGACCGGCTTCCGCCGAGGCCAGGCTCCGCATCGCGGTGGGATCCCCGGGATTCGCCGCCGCCGCCGCGCCCGCGCTCTGGGCCGCATTCCGCGCGTTCGTCACCGCCTCGAGCGTCTCGCGTTCGTGCTTGAGGTAGCCCTTCGCCGTCTCGACGAGGTTCGGAATGAGGTCGTAGCGGCGCTTGAGCTGCACATCGATCTGCGCGAAGGCGTTCTTGAAGCGATTCCGCAGGGTGACGAGGCCGTTGTATTGGCTGATCAGGAACAGACCAACGATCGCGATGAGGACGATCAAACCGACGAGAATGGCAAGGGCGATCATGCCCCCGACAGTGCGTCGGCCCGGCGAGCCGCGCAATCTGGAAATCGCAACGTTTTTCCCTCGAAAAATCCCCCGAGCTCTGATTCCTAAAGCGCCGATGTCCATTCAGGCCGTTCTTTTCGATCTCGACGACACGCTCATCGTGGATGAAGCCGTGTCCGCCGCCGCGCTCGACGCCACCGCCCGCCACGCCTTCACGACCCTGGGCGCGAACCGCGATGCCTTCCTTCGCGACGCCCGCGCGCACGCCGTTCGCCTGCACGCCGCCAGCCCCGTGTATCCCTACTGCAAGCGCATCGGGATCAGCGCCTTCGAGTGTCTCTGGGGCAGATTCCTCGGCGACTCGGCCGATCTGACCGCCCTGCGCGAATGGGCTCTCGCCTACCGCCAGCAGGTCTTCGACGCCACCCTGCGCTCGCAGGAACTCGAGGGCGAGGAGGAAGCCGCCGCCGAACTCGCCGCGACCTTCGCCGCCCAGCGCCGGAAACTCCAGCGCCTGATGCCCGACGCGCGCGAGGTGCTCACCCGACTCTCGAAGAAATACCGCGTCGGCCTGCTCACGAACGGCGCCCCCGATCTTCAGCGCGAGAAGCTCCTCAACTCCGGCCTCGAGCCGTTCTTCGACGCGGTCGCCGTCTCCGGCGAGCACGACATCGGCAAGCCGAAGCCCGAAATCTTCCACCGCCTTATCGCGGAGCTCGGCGTCGGCGCGGACGAGGCCGTCATGGTCGGCAACAGCCTCGAGCGCGACATCCTCGGCGCCCGCAACGCCGGCATCACGAGCATCTGGATCAAGGTCACCGGTTCCGAAGAGCCCGCCGACGTGCGTCCCGACCACACCATTCTCGGACTTGCCGAGATTCCCGCCCTGCTGGAACGTCTGCCCGCCGCTTGACACATTCGCAGAATGGCCGATTGATGATTCTGCTATGACAAAACTGCTCACCATCGCCCTCACGATCTCTGCCCTTGCCCTCACCTCCGCTTTCGCTGGCGATTGCGGCGGCTCCTGCGGCAAGAAAAAGGACGAGAAAAAGGAAAGCACCAAGGAAAACGCGGTGCGCGTGATCCAGCTCTAAGCCGGATTTCACGACGAAACCGACCAGCGCGGCACCGGCAACGGGCGCCGCGCTTTTCTTTTGCTTGCCCGGCGAGGCGAGGCCGCAAGAATGCCGCGCATGAGGCTTCCCAACTTCATTGAAAGTCCGTGGAAGATCATCCGCACCTCGATTCAGATCTTCGGCGAAATCGACGGCGAGCAACGCGCGGCCTCCTTCGCTTACTACGCGATCTTTTCACTCATTCCCCTCCTCGCGCTGCTTCTCTCCGTCGGGTCCATGTTCTTCGACCCCATCGCGGTGAAGCACGCCGTCCACGACTACATTCCCGCGAACGCCCCGGGGCAGGAAACGCTCTGGCAGATGGTGGATGCCCTCCAGCGCGCCCGCGGCGGCGTGAGCTTCATCTCTCTCGTCATCCTCGCCTGGTCGTCGCTCAAGTTTTTCCAGGCCCTCGTCCGCGCGGTGAATGCCGCCCTGCACACGGAGGACATCCCGTGGTGGCAGATGCCCCTCAAGAACCTCGTCATGGTCGGCATTCTCACGAGCGGGTTCACCCTCGGCATCCTGATTCCCGCGATCATGCAGGGCGTCGCCAAGGCCCTCACGGCCTTCGAGCATTTCGTCCTCGCCCACCTTCCGAATCTACAGCTCGCCCCGGTCTACGCCGTTCTCGAACTCGGTCGCTACCTCGTCGGCGGCCTCGTGCTGCTTTACACCGTGACGATGCTCTACGCCTTCGCCCCGCGCCGGCGCATCCTCTTCCGCCACGTCTGGCTCCCCGCCCTGCTCGTCACCGCCGGCCTGCAGCTCTCGCAAATCGCGATGGTCAACTACTTCTCCCATTTCGTGAACTACAACGCCGTCTACGGCCCCATCGGCGGCCTCATGCTCTTTCTCTTCTGGGTCTACCTTGGCGGCCTCATCATCATCTTCGGAGCCAGCCTCTGCGCCGCCCTCGTCCGGCTCCATCCCGAGCGAAAATTTTTGTAACGCGTAAAGCGTTGCGCCATCTCCACCTCCACCGAAACCCGCGTTTCTCGACAGGAAATTTCCATCCAACGCACCGATCTCCGCACGGATTATGCTGAGGACCGATCGTATGGACCCGGTATCGCCTTCGCCCGACCTGATCGCGGCCACCCAGGCCTTTCGTCTGCGCGTCGAATGGGGACTCGAGCGCATTCGTCGCGAGCCACGCGACTACGCCCAGGCCCGAATGACCGCAGAGGATATCGAGGAATTTCTCGAACAATGGGCGCCCCAGATTCCCGACGGGGAAGCCCGGGAGCCTCTCGCGGCCATGCGTGAAACTGCCGCCAGTCTCCGTCGAGCGCTCCATCGCGCCGAACTCGAACGCCTCCACGTCGTGCTCGAAGCTCGCGAACAATGGCATACCTCCGAGCTCTTTCTTCAAATGGCCGTGGCCATCATCAGCCTGTTCCGGGAAGCCCCGCCCGCGCTTCTTCCCGGTCTGCAGGCTGCCTACTCCGGCGACAGCGGCCGCCCCTTCGACGCCGAGGAAAGCTACCGCGAAGCCGAGGCCGACGTCGAACGGGACGAAACCACCTACCGGAGGATTGCGAACGCCTTCGCCGCGGACTTTCCCGATTTCGACAAGCCGGAACTTCGCGAGAAACTCGACAAGGTCACCCTCGATGGCTGCCGGGCCTGGCGCCAGCGCGTCGCCGGGGACCTCATCGCCTTCGCCGCAGCGTGAACACGCGTCTCGTCGCCTACTCCGCGTCCTTCTTCTGCTTGCCCTTGAGTTTGAAGGAAATCGGCAGACCGGGATACTCGACGACGTCGCGAATGCGGGCCGTGAGGTAGGCCTGGTAGCTGTCGGAGAGTTTTTGGGGATCGTTCACGAAGAGCAGGAACTCGACGCGCCCGAAGGGACGCGCCGACGGAGCGGCGAGCTGCGTCGCGTAGTAAATCTTGAAACGACGCGCGCCGTGCATCGGCGGGGCCTGCCGCTCCACCGCGGCCTTGAAGAGGCGATTCAGCTCGCCGGTGCCGATCTTGCGGCCGGCGTGCTCGCGGATCTTGCGAATCTGGTTGAAGAGGCGCGGCAGGTTTGTCGCGTCCTTCGCGGAGAGCACGATCACCGGCGCGTAGCTCAGGAAGAAAAGTTTCGCGCGCAGCTCGTCGACCTTCTCCTTGAGCAACTCGGTGTCGTCCTCCTTGCCGACGAGGTCCCACTTGTTCAGGACGATCACCGCGGCCTTGCGGGCTTTCTGAATGAGGCCGGCGATCTTCTTCTCCTGCACGGTCACGCCCTGCGTGGCGTCGATGACGAGAAGGTTGAGATCGGCGCGGTCGATCGCTTTTTCGGAACGCATCACGCTGAAGACCTCGACGGACGTGTCGTGCTTCGAGCGATGGCGAATGCCTGCCGTGTCCACGAGCGTGAACTTGTCGCCGCGGTATTCGTAAGGAATGTCGATCGCGTCGCGGGTGGTGCCGGCGATGTCGCTGACGATGGTGCGGCGGTCGTTGAGGATGGCGTTGACGAGCGAGGACTTGCCGACGTTTGGCCGGCCGACGATCGCGATGCGCGGCGTGTCGCGGTCCTGCGTGTATTCGTCCTCCGTCTCGGCGAGATCGAGCGCGGAGCTGATGCGGTCGACCAGCGTCTGAATGCCGCGGCTGTGCGCGGCGCTCACGCCCACGAGGTCTGTGAACCCGAGGCGCGCGAAGTCGGCGAGCAGGTTTTCCTGCCGTTCATTGTCGATCTTGTTCACCACGATCACCGCCGGCTTTCCGGAACTGCGGACGAGCTTGCCGAGATCGGCGTCGAGCGGCGTCACGCCGGCCGGACCGTCCATCACGAGCACGAGCAGGTCAGCCGCTTCGATCGCCACGTCGGCGGCGAAGCGGGTGTCCTCGGCGAAGTCGGGATCGGGCTCCGCGCCAATGCCGCCGGTATCGATGATCTCGAACGGAGCCGGGCCCATGCGGCAGATGGCGTGGATGTGGTCGCGCGTCACGCCGGCCTGGTCGTGGACGATCGAGATCTTCTGCCGAGCAAGGCAATTGAACAGGGCGGACTTGCCGACGTTGGGTCGGCCTAAAATGGCAATGGTCTTCATGAGTTACGGCTTCCCGGCGGCCTCATGATGCGTCATTTGGGCCACGCCGCGAAAGACATACTCGATTCCGCTGACAAATGTAAAAAAACCTGCGGCCCACACCGGCCCCTCGAGATACGGGATCTGGAACATCGCCCACGCGACCGCGACCATTTGCAACGCCGTCGCCGCCTTTCCCGCGAAGCTCGGCCGCACCTCGAGATGATCCTGCACCATGCGCATCGCCACGCAGCCGAGCACGATCACCGCGTCCCGCGCGATCACGAGCACGGGAAACCATAGCGGCAGCGCGTAATGCCACGGGCTCACGCTCAGTGTGATGATCGCCGTAAGCAGCAGCCCCTTGTCCGCGATGGGATCGAGTAACGCACCGAGCTTGCTCTCCTGGTGCAACCGCCGGGCAATCATCCCGTCGAAGGCATCCGTCACCGACGCGATGACAAACGCCGCCACCGCGGCCCAGCGCAACCACTCCTGCGGCGCCTTCGCCTCCACGCTCGCGCCGTAGTAAATCGCGAACATCACGAAGACCGGGATCAACAGGATCCGGAGCACGGTCAGCATCATGGGGATGGTCATGGCAGAAGGAAATCGTAACCCGGTGGCTCCACGCGCTTCAACCTCGACCTCTCGCCCGGGAAAGACCGCGCCCGGATTCCGTCTCCCTTCCCGCGCCCGCCTTGTGCATAACCACTGCATGCCGTCCGCCTACGCCCTCGCCGCCGCCGTGCTCGCCGCGCTCTGGCTTGCCGCCGCGTTCTCCCGGGCCGCCGTGCGGCGCGCGCTCGTGAACGGCCTTCGGTGCCTCACGCGCCACGGCGAGGTCGTCCGCATCCCACTGACGTTTGCCCTTGGCTATGCCGCCTTTCAATTTCTGGCCGTGGTCACGATGGATGCCCGCCTCGATGCGAAACTCCCGATCATCATCTGGGACCTGCCGCCGCCGGTCTCGACTCTCGCCGGCATGAGCTGGCTGCCCGCGGCGGAACACACCGCCGCGGTGTTCACCGTCTTTACCGCGACGTTTCCGCTCTCCGCGTGGTTCGCCTTCCTGCTCGTGATCAATACCGGCGGCCTGCTCGGCGAACTCGCTCGCGCGCTCCGCAAGCGCTTCGGCGCCGTCCGGGGCATCCCCCTGCTCCTCCTTCTCTTCCTTGGCGCGCTGGCGGCGGTCCTCAAGCCCGCCGTCTACCTGCTGCTCCCGGAACTCGCGGAATTCGTGCCGATCACCATCCCGATGGCGATAAACGCCCTGTCGACGGGCTTCGAGCTGCTGCTCGGCATCTATTTCCTCACCTACCTCATGCTGCTCACCCACGTCTGGCTGCGCGGCCTTTCTTTCGAACGGCGCAAGCTTCGCCGTCTCGCCATGCGTCGCACCGGCGTCGTGCTT
The genomic region above belongs to Chthoniobacterales bacterium and contains:
- a CDS encoding LemA family protein, producing MIALAILVGLIVLIAIVGLFLISQYNGLVTLRNRFKNAFAQIDVQLKRRYDLIPNLVETAKGYLKHERETLEAVTNARNAAQSAGAAAAANPGDPTAMRSLASAEAGLTGALGRLMVVAEAYPDLKANQNMMALQEELTSTENKVAFSRQAYNDAVMAYNTKREVFPTSIIAGMFNFAPAELFAIDDAAQREAPKVSF
- a CDS encoding HAD family hydrolase produces the protein MSIQAVLFDLDDTLIVDEAVSAAALDATARHAFTTLGANRDAFLRDARAHAVRLHAASPVYPYCKRIGISAFECLWGRFLGDSADLTALREWALAYRQQVFDATLRSQELEGEEEAAAELAATFAAQRRKLQRLMPDAREVLTRLSKKYRVGLLTNGAPDLQREKLLNSGLEPFFDAVAVSGEHDIGKPKPEIFHRLIAELGVGADEAVMVGNSLERDILGARNAGITSIWIKVTGSEEPADVRPDHTILGLAEIPALLERLPAA
- a CDS encoding YihY/virulence factor BrkB family protein; translated protein: MRLPNFIESPWKIIRTSIQIFGEIDGEQRAASFAYYAIFSLIPLLALLLSVGSMFFDPIAVKHAVHDYIPANAPGQETLWQMVDALQRARGGVSFISLVILAWSSLKFFQALVRAVNAALHTEDIPWWQMPLKNLVMVGILTSGFTLGILIPAIMQGVAKALTAFEHFVLAHLPNLQLAPVYAVLELGRYLVGGLVLLYTVTMLYAFAPRRRILFRHVWLPALLVTAGLQLSQIAMVNYFSHFVNYNAVYGPIGGLMLFLFWVYLGGLIIIFGASLCAALVRLHPERKFL
- the der gene encoding ribosome biogenesis GTPase Der, which produces MKTIAILGRPNVGKSALFNCLARQKISIVHDQAGVTRDHIHAICRMGPAPFEIIDTGGIGAEPDPDFAEDTRFAADVAIEAADLLVLVMDGPAGVTPLDADLGKLVRSSGKPAVIVVNKIDNERQENLLADFARLGFTDLVGVSAAHSRGIQTLVDRISSALDLAETEDEYTQDRDTPRIAIVGRPNVGKSSLVNAILNDRRTIVSDIAGTTRDAIDIPYEYRGDKFTLVDTAGIRHRSKHDTSVEVFSVMRSEKAIDRADLNLLVIDATQGVTVQEKKIAGLIQKARKAAVIVLNKWDLVGKEDDTELLKEKVDELRAKLFFLSYAPVIVLSAKDATNLPRLFNQIRKIREHAGRKIGTGELNRLFKAAVERQAPPMHGARRFKIYYATQLAAPSARPFGRVEFLLFVNDPQKLSDSYQAYLTARIRDVVEYPGLPISFKLKGKQKKDAE
- the pgsA gene encoding CDP-diacylglycerol--glycerol-3-phosphate 3-phosphatidyltransferase — protein: MTIPMMLTVLRILLIPVFVMFAIYYGASVEAKAPQEWLRWAAVAAFVIASVTDAFDGMIARRLHQESKLGALLDPIADKGLLLTAIITLSVSPWHYALPLWFPVLVIARDAVIVLGCVAMRMVQDHLEVRPSFAGKAATALQMVAVAWAMFQIPYLEGPVWAAGFFTFVSGIEYVFRGVAQMTHHEAAGKP